The window GTCGGTGTCGCCTTCCTCGATTTCGTGGAAGACGCTGGGTTCGTCGGTGTTAGTGTCGCTCATTGGTCTCTGAAGAGTCGGTAGCTGGTGCCGCCGGTAGCGACGACTTTCTCCTCGCCGTCGTGCAGCGTCGTGACCTCGCTTTCGGTAAAGCCCATCGAGCCGCCCGCGCGGACGACTTCGGCTTCGACCCGCAGGTCGTTGCGGGCGGGCCGGACGTAGCGGACGTTGAGGTCCGTCGTCGTCAGCATCGCGGACTCGGGGTTCTCGAACGTCGACCGGAGCGCAAAGCCCGAGGCGGTGTCGATGACCGTCGCAGTGACGCCGCCGTGGACCGTCCCCGAGGCGATGTTGGCGAACTTGTCGTCGAAGGGCAATTCGAAGACGACGTGGCCGGGTTCGACCGTCTCGATGTCGAGGTTCAGCCACTGGAAGAGGCCGTGCTCCTGAAGTGCGGCCTCCAGCACGTCGTCGTGGTCGGCGGCACCCTCGCTACTCATCGTGGCTCACTTCCCTTCGAATTCGGGGTCGCGGTCCTCCATGAACGCCGAGGCGCCTTCCATCATGTCGTCGGTCGACAGCAGGAGGCCGAAGGCCTGCGATTCGAGTTCGAGGCCGGCGGAGATGTCCTGGTCGCGGCCCTCGTTCATCACCTTCTTGGCCTTCCGGAGGGCGATGGGCGCGCCGTTGACGAGGTCATCGAGGAACTCCTCGACGGTCTCGTCGAACTCGTCCTCGGAGACGGCGCGGTTGATAAGGCCCCAGTCCTCGGCGGTTTCAGCGTCGATGCGCTCGCCGCGGAAGACGAGTTCCTTCGCGCGGGCCTCGGTCAGCATGCGGATGGCGCGCTGGGTGCCGCCGCCGCCCGGCAGCAGGCCGAGATTGATCTCGGGGAAGCCGAACGACGAATCCTCGGTGGCGATACGGAGGTCACACGCCAGCGCGAGTTCGTGGCCGCCGCCGAGACAGAAGCCGTCGATTTTGGCCAGCGTGGGTCGCGGGAAGTCGTTGACCGTCTGGAAGACGGGCGTGACCTCGACCTCGTGGGGGTCGATACCGGAGAAGCCGGTGATGTCCGCGCCGGCACAGAACGCGCGGTCGCCCGCGCCTTCGAAGGTGACTGCGCGAACCTCGTCGAGGTCGGCGTTCTCGAGGACGTGGACGATTTCGTCCATCATGTCGTCGTTCAGCGCGTTCATGCGGGCCTGCCGGTCGAGTTCGACTTCGAGCAGGCCGTCGTCGTTCAGGTCGACGTTGATGGTCGTGTAATCACGCTCGCTGTCCTCGCCGTACTCGTAGAAGCCCTCGCCGGCGTCCTCGCCGGTCTTGCCGTCCGCGACGAGGTCTTCGAGGTAGTCGGCGGGTTCGTAGCGCTCGGCACCCGTCTCCTCGTGGAGGGTTTCGAGTTTGTCGAGCACTTCGTCGAGGCCGATCTTGTCGGCGCGGCGGCAGGGGCCTTCGGGGAAGCCGGCACCGAGACGGAGACCGGTGTCGATGGCGTCGGGCGTCGCGACGTCGTTGCCGATGAGTTTTGCAGCCTCGTTGATGATGCGTGCCTCGACGCGGAGCCAATCGAAGTCATCGGAGACGTCCTCGGGGCCGTAATCGGCACCCTCGCCGTCCTCGTAGTCGTAGTAGCCCTTGCCGGTCTTCTGGCCGAGTTCCTCGGCTTCGACCTTCTCCTCGACGATGGGCGGCACGGGCTGTCCGGCTTCCTTGCGGACGTGATAGCCGATGTCGATGCCCGTCAGGTCGCCGAGTTCGAACGGTCCCATCGGGTAGCCGCGCTCGTGGACGAGCGTGGCGTCGGCCTCCCGAATCGTGGCCTCGCCGTTGCTGACCATCCAGCCGGCCTCGTCGCCGAACGGGCCGAGCACGGAGTTGACGACGAACCCGCGAACGTCCTTCCGGACGTAAATGGGCGTCTTGTCGATGGATTCGACGAAGTCGTAGGTTGTCTCGGCCGTCTCGTCGGAGGTTTCCTCGCCGTAGATGACCTCGACGAGGTCCATCTTCACCGGCGGGTTGAAGAAGTGCATCCCGACGACCTGTTCCGGTCGGTCGGTCGCCTCCGCGATGTCCGTGATGGGAAGCGAGGAGGTGTTGGAGGCGAGGATGGCGTCCTCGGGAGTGTACTCGTCGAGGTCCGAGAAGATGTCGTGTTTGATGTCCATCTCCTCGGGCGCGGCCTCGATGACGAGGTCGACGTCCTCGACGGCCGCTTCGAGGTCCGTCGTCGTGTCGATGCGGTCGAGGACCTCGGCGGGCGCCTCGTCGATGCGGCCCTTCTCGGCGAGTTTTTCGAGGGACCACGAGATGTCCTCGTAGCCGTCCTCGACGAACTCCTCTTTGATGTCACGCATCGTGACGTCATAGCCCGCGAGCGCGACGACTTCCGTAATACCGTGTCCCATGTTGCCCGCGCCGAGTACGGCGACGCGGTCGATGGCATCGAGAGTCATACGACTGCTTCTGTCGGCGGAAACCCCTTAAGGCTACCTCATGTCGTTATCGTTGTTAGGCACACAGCCAGATGTGCTAAGGGTTGTAAACCAGACGTCACCGAAACGAATCCGTTGTCCGAGGTGTTGAGAGTGTTTTCCGGTTCGGAAGATATTTTTTCACGCACGGAAAAGAAACACCCATGAGCGCGGAGACGGAGGATCGCATTCTCGAGGTCCTCGAAGACGATGCGCAGGCCTCCTACGCGGAGATTGCCGAGCGCGCCGACGTATCGAAACCGACCGTCCGGAAATACATCGACAAACTCGAATCCGAGGGCGTCATCGTCGGCTACTCGGCCGACATCGACCCCAAGAAGCTCTCGGGGAAATCCATCGCCCTCGTGGGCATCGACGTGGCCAGCGAACGCTACGTCGAGGCCACTCAGGAACTGAAGGCTCTCGATGCCGTCGAGTCGCTGTACACCTCCAGCGGCGACCACATGCTGATGGCCGAGGTCCGCGCGCCCGACGGCGACGCCGTCGGCGAGGTCATCGCCGAGGAAATCCTCGAAATCGAGGGCATCGAGGCCGCCCACCCCTCCTTCCTGCAGGAACGCCTGAAATAACCCGCCGTCCGTCTCCGCCCGCGGCTTTCCGTCGCCCGTGCTGTTTTGCCGGTCGCCGCCCAACAGTAGCTATGGCCACCTACCAGCGCGAGACCTGGGTCGACGCCCCGCTCGAAGACGTCTGGGCGTTCCACTCCACCATCGAGGGCCTCGAAAATCTCACCCCCGAATACATGCATCTCGACGTCCACGAGGTCGTCGGCCCGGACGGCCAGTCGGACCCCGAGATTCTGGCCGCCGGCACGCGCATCGAGATGTCCATCCGGCCGTTCGACGTGGGGCCACGACAGGTATGGACCTCGCTCATCACCGAGCGCGCCGAGTGGGAGGGCGCCGCCATGTTCCACGACGTGATGGAGGAAGGCCCGTTCCCGACGTGGGAACACACCCACCGCTTTTTCGCCGACGACGGCGGGACAGTCGTCTCCGACCGCGTCGAATACGAACTCCCGGGCGGTCCGCTCGGGAAGGCGGTCTCGCCGCTCGGCTGGGTCGGCTTCGAACCCATGTTCCGCGGCCGCCACCGGACGACGAAGCAACTGCTAGAGTAACGTCCGGAGATGCGGCGTCACGCGAGAAGTGAACCCACGAACCGCTACTCGACTGCTCGCCAGGTGGGAGCGGCCTCGAGTTCCCGCATGGCTGTCCGAACCTCGGAACGGATAGCGCCGTAAAACTGCTCGCGTCCGACCGGCGTGCGAATCCGGATGACGGCCGTCTCGCCGGTGACGCCGAAGACCGATAGCGACCAGTTGTCGTTCCGGCGTTCCCAGCGCCCGAGGGGCTCGGCCGTCTCGTCCTGAACGGTTCGCGACCCGAGTTCCCAACTCATCCGGGTCAGATGGGACAATTCGAATGGAACGAGGGATGGGAGAGAAGCGGCACCAGCGGTCCCGTTCGGACTGTCATGAACTGCCATATCACGAGAAGTGGCGTCGCGCGGCAAAAACCCATCTATTTCCACGAGAGGAGTTGCCAATGCCCTTACAGGCTCAGTGCGGCCCACATCAGGACGCTAGCGAGGATAGGTATGGTGAGGTTGTCGTCGACGACCCATCCGCGGATTATCGGCTTGACGCCGTCGGCGACCATCGCACCGAAGGCGCCGGCGGCGGCCGCAAGCGGCGGGACGAACGGGTAGGCAAGCGCGAAACTCACGAGGAACATACTGACGAGCACCCGCGGGCGGGCGACCGGGCGGAGTTCGTCGCTGGAGAGGATACCGCCGATGGGGTCGGCCAGCATCAGCATGAACAGCGCCGGAACCGCGATATCCGGCCGAAAGACCAGCACGACGATGGTACTGCTGAGGACGTACAGCGCATACCCCGCGACGGAATCCTGTTCGTACTCCCGGGTCAACTGCTCGTAGATGGCGTGTTCGAGGCCGCCGTAGAGGCGGGCGGCTTCCAGGAGGGCCGTCACGACGAGTCCGACGGCCGCGAGGGCCTGCACGACCCGCCAGGTGACGAGTCCGACCCCGTAGTGGGCGTCCAGCAGATAGGCAGCGGGGACCACCGCCCCCGAGGCGTGGACGACCCGGCGGCGAATCTCGAAGGACATATCCGGTCCGTCGGCAGCGGGGGACTTAGATTCGGTCGGTTTCGACCGCGGCGACATCCCAACGGCCACCAATATATTTGTCCGTTCCATCCAACGGGGGGATGATGAGCCAACAGGACCCCCCGGTCGACCTCGGGAGCGACGCCGCATGGGTCGCCGCCGCAATCTTGCTTGCGGCGTGTCTCAGCGGCGCCGTCGTCCTCGCCGAGTGGCCCTTCTGGGGGGTCCAGATCGACCAACCGGAGGACCCCGACCTCGTTACCGTCGGCGACGCCGAAACCGAACTGTGGCCCTACACGGCCCGCGCAAAGCGGTTCGAGGCGCGCACGCTCGGCATCAACGTCGTCTTCTACGACGACCCCGAGAGCGTCGAAACCGCACTCAGGGAGCGGTCGGCGTTACGCTGGGAGGAACAGTCCATCGATACCGTCGGCAACGAGACGACGAACGGGACGGCAACCGAGACAGCAGCCGAACCGACAAACGGGACGGCGGACGGAACGTCGAACGGAACAACGACGGAGACGCCCGCCGAAGAGCGCGTGGAGTTCGACCCCGACGCCGAGCGCATCGAGGACGCCATCAAGTTCCGCGAAGCAGAGGGCGCAAAGCGGTACACCTACGTCGAAACCGACGGCGAGGGCGTCTGGCTCGAAGAATCCTACCAGTTACACTCCGGGGACTATCTCGGCGCCCGGATGCATATCCGGGCCTACAACGACCCCAACGACGAGTGGACGGCAGTACAGGTCCACGAGGAGCACTGGGACTGGTTCCGCCTCCGCCATACCGTCACCGGCATCGACGACCCCCAGCGGAAACTGGAGGCGGACTTCATGGGTGAACCCTACGTTGCCGAAGTGGTCAGACAGCCGTTCGGCAACCGGACGGCCGACGGCGACGGCTGGGCGTCGGTCATCTCGCTCGCGGCCGCTTCAGTGATGTTCTTCGGCCTCATGGGACGAATCCGACACGTCAAACGAGCAACGCGCCGGTTCACCCGCCGTCAGCGCCGCGAACTCGCGCTCGGTGTCACCGTCTTCGCGCTGTATCTGAGCGTTCGTGCTCTCGGCATCCTCGGCGAAACGCTGGCGACCGACCTCTCGCCGAAGGTCATCGCCGCGCCGCTGTATCTCCTCTTGGCGGTGGGGACGCCGACCGTCGCGTATCTGCTCGGCCGGGGGACCGACCGCACGTGGGGCTTTGCCTTCGCCGCTGCGGGCCTCGGGACGGCCTTCGTCGTCGACTTCGCCCTGATGGGCGTCTCGCTCATCCCGCTTCGGGTCGTCCTCCACCGGGGGGCGGTCGTCATCGCGCTCGGCCTCATCGCCCTCGGCGGGGCGCTGGCCGCCAAGCAGGACGAATACCCATCACCGCTTTTCGTCGGCGTTCTCGGGTGGTTAGCGGCGCTTTTCGCCCCGCTTTTCGGCTACCTCTGAGGCTCGGCCGACGAAGAAGCTTATAAGCATCCACATGTGAGATATCCCTATCCGTGGCATCCGACCCCTCCCTCCAGCGCAGGGCCTTCCTGACTGGTGCAGCCGGCACGGCAGCGGCGACCAGCGGCTGCATCGGTAACCTGCGAAACCTCATCGGCCGCGACGCCGCCCAGCAACTCTCCCTGAACATCGCGACGCTGCCGGCATCGGCGGACCCCTATGCGGTCCGGATAGCCAACCAATTGAGCAAGAACCTGAATCTGGCCGGCATCGACGCCGGGCCGCCGGAGCCGATGGAACCCGACGTCCTGCTTCGGAACATCCTCATCAACCAAGATTTCGACCTCTACGTGCTCCAGTACCCGAGCGAGGGCTATCCCGGCGAACTCCGGTCGATGCTCTACTCGGCGTACGGCGAGGAGGCCGGCTGGCAGAACCCCTTCGGGTTCAGCGACCTCGAGATGGACGACCGCCTCGACGCCCAACAGGCCGCCGGGCCCGACACGCGCGTCGAGGCCGTCCGCGAGACACAGCGACAGGTCGTCCGCGTCCAGCCGTTTACTGTCGTCGCCTTCCCCGACCACATCGCCGGCGTCCGGACCGACCGGTTTACCGGCTGGGATGCGGGCGGACTGCCCGAGACGGCGAACTACTTCCAGCTCGAATCTACCGGCGAAACCGACGAACTGTCGCTGCTGTTGCAGGACCCCCGTGCGACGAAAAACCGGAACCCCATCGCCGTCGAACACCGGAACCGCGGCGTCGTCATCGGCCTCTTCTACGACCCGCTGGTGCGGCGCATCGGCGGGACGCCGACCCCGTGGCTGGCCAGCAGCGTCGAGTGGGACGAACGCGGCGACGGCCTCGCCGCGACCATCCGCCTCCGCGAGGCCGACTGGCACGACGGCGAACCGCTCACTGCCTCCGACGTGGCCTTTACCTACGAGTTCCTGAACGATACCTCGCTCGGAACCTTCGAGACGTCGGTGCCGACGCCGTGGCGTCGCGGCCGGGTCGACCTCGTCGACGACGTCGAGGTTCAGGACGACCGGACCCTCCGGATGGCGTTCACGACCGAAAACGTCGACACCGCAAACCGTGCGCTGGAGGTGCTGATGTTGCCCGAGCACGTCTGGTCCGAACGGACCGACCCCGCCGACCTGGCCGGCGTCGAACTCGCCGGCCAGACCACCGAAGCCCTCGTCT of the Natronomonas halophila genome contains:
- a CDS encoding PaaI family thioesterase, which codes for MSSEGAADHDDVLEAALQEHGLFQWLNLDIETVEPGHVVFELPFDDKFANIASGTVHGGVTATVIDTASGFALRSTFENPESAMLTTTDLNVRYVRPARNDLRVEAEVVRAGGSMGFTESEVTTLHDGEEKVVATGGTSYRLFRDQ
- a CDS encoding SRPBCC family protein, encoding MATYQRETWVDAPLEDVWAFHSTIEGLENLTPEYMHLDVHEVVGPDGQSDPEILAAGTRIEMSIRPFDVGPRQVWTSLITERAEWEGAAMFHDVMEEGPFPTWEHTHRFFADDGGTVVSDRVEYELPGGPLGKAVSPLGWVGFEPMFRGRHRTTKQLLE
- the lrpA1 gene encoding HTH-type transcriptional regulator LrpA1, coding for MSAETEDRILEVLEDDAQASYAEIAERADVSKPTVRKYIDKLESEGVIVGYSADIDPKKLSGKSIALVGIDVASERYVEATQELKALDAVESLYTSSGDHMLMAEVRAPDGDAVGEVIAEEILEIEGIEAAHPSFLQERLK
- a CDS encoding dolichol kinase, with the translated sequence MSFEIRRRVVHASGAVVPAAYLLDAHYGVGLVTWRVVQALAAVGLVVTALLEAARLYGGLEHAIYEQLTREYEQDSVAGYALYVLSSTIVVLVFRPDIAVPALFMLMLADPIGGILSSDELRPVARPRVLVSMFLVSFALAYPFVPPLAAAAGAFGAMVADGVKPIIRGWVVDDNLTIPILASVLMWAALSL
- a CDS encoding ABC transporter substrate-binding protein, whose amino-acid sequence is MASDPSLQRRAFLTGAAGTAAATSGCIGNLRNLIGRDAAQQLSLNIATLPASADPYAVRIANQLSKNLNLAGIDAGPPEPMEPDVLLRNILINQDFDLYVLQYPSEGYPGELRSMLYSAYGEEAGWQNPFGFSDLEMDDRLDAQQAAGPDTRVEAVRETQRQVVRVQPFTVVAFPDHIAGVRTDRFTGWDAGGLPETANYFQLESTGETDELSLLLQDPRATKNRNPIAVEHRNRGVVIGLFYDPLVRRIGGTPTPWLASSVEWDERGDGLAATIRLREADWHDGEPLTASDVAFTYEFLNDTSLGTFETSVPTPWRRGRVDLVDDVEVQDDRTLRMAFTTENVDTANRALEVLMLPEHVWSERTDPADLAGVELAGQTTEALVWANEDPVGSGPLRFESAQRDENLNLVRFEDHFLHRGDTEGIPDPYASGIDFERLNFEVMPSADTAVEVLENDNADASANSLEASVVPRIGRNDDITLTITRGQSFYHIGYNCREAPMSDPRFRRTVARLIDREHLISSVFDDYAEASEVPFTGEWTPEGLEWDGTAELSFLGADGELAVDAAQEAFMDAGYQYEDDRLVRRGGD
- a CDS encoding 3-hydroxyacyl-CoA dehydrogenase/enoyl-CoA hydratase family protein, encoding MTLDAIDRVAVLGAGNMGHGITEVVALAGYDVTMRDIKEEFVEDGYEDISWSLEKLAEKGRIDEAPAEVLDRIDTTTDLEAAVEDVDLVIEAAPEEMDIKHDIFSDLDEYTPEDAILASNTSSLPITDIAEATDRPEQVVGMHFFNPPVKMDLVEVIYGEETSDETAETTYDFVESIDKTPIYVRKDVRGFVVNSVLGPFGDEAGWMVSNGEATIREADATLVHERGYPMGPFELGDLTGIDIGYHVRKEAGQPVPPIVEEKVEAEELGQKTGKGYYDYEDGEGADYGPEDVSDDFDWLRVEARIINEAAKLIGNDVATPDAIDTGLRLGAGFPEGPCRRADKIGLDEVLDKLETLHEETGAERYEPADYLEDLVADGKTGEDAGEGFYEYGEDSERDYTTINVDLNDDGLLEVELDRQARMNALNDDMMDEIVHVLENADLDEVRAVTFEGAGDRAFCAGADITGFSGIDPHEVEVTPVFQTVNDFPRPTLAKIDGFCLGGGHELALACDLRIATEDSSFGFPEINLGLLPGGGGTQRAIRMLTEARAKELVFRGERIDAETAEDWGLINRAVSEDEFDETVEEFLDDLVNGAPIALRKAKKVMNEGRDQDISAGLELESQAFGLLLSTDDMMEGASAFMEDRDPEFEGK